The nucleotide window TTTCATCTGCTGTACTGGCACGAATCAAAGCCACATCCAAAGGAAATGCCTTGTAAAACAAATACTCTTCGCCGTCCACTTCCATCACGCTGACAATATCCTCGGTCGTTTTTGCATTGAGTTTACCGCCTTCAAGCCGGGGATCAACAAATGTACCCAGTCCCACTTTTGTTAATACCCCCGGTTTTCCCCCGGCTGCCGCCCGGTATAAATGCGCCACCGTACCTTGGGGCAGATTATAACCTTCTACCAAGTTTTCATGAACCAAATTTCCCACTCTTGGTGCTAACCCATAGTGACCGGCAATAACTCGTTTCACCATTCCGGCATTACCAAAATGATTGGCACCACGTTTTTGGCTATCACCAATGCCGGCACTAAACTGGATTGTCAAATCACAAGGATGTCCAGTAGCTAAAAAACTCTCTTCGCAGGCAGAGCTCAGTGTCTCCGGATGATCATTGCCGACAAATCCGGTCAGGCCGACAAATGCGCCGTCTTTAATTAAGCCGACAGCTTGTTCTTTGGTAATTAATTCCATAATTATTCCTCCTTTAATTTACTATTTGCATCCAAAATTCTTCCCGGTTTTTAGTAAAGACCGGTAACCGTGTGGAAAAGAATGATGACAAATACCATACACGTCTTAATTACCGTCATGGCAAAAATATCACCATAAGATTGTCTGTGAGTTAAGCCGCAAACCGCCAGGAGCGTAATAACCGCGCCGTTGTGGGGCAAGGTATCCATCCCGCCTGAAGCCATGGAAGCCACTCTGTGCAAAATATCCGGTGACATGCCGATTGAGTTCGCCCAAGCCAGCCAGTCCTTGGACATTAAATCCAAAGCGATGGACATCCCGCCTGAAGCCGAGCCGGTTATACCGGCTAATACATTAACGGTAACTGCTTCCGACGGAAGCGGCGATGAACCAATGTGGATTCCCAATAAAGCGTTGGCAATGGATTTAAAGCCCGGCAAAGAAGCGATTACATTGCCATAACCAACTTCGGATGCAGTGTTCATGATCGCCAGCAAAGAACCGATCGTGCCGGCATTTAACGCCTTCTGCAAACCGCCTTTCGGCAGCCGGTTTAAGCCGAAGGCAACCGCCACAAAAATACCGCAAACCAAAGCCACAATCAGCGCCCATATGCCAACAACATTCTTAACGGCAGCTGCCGTCAGCGGCAGTTTCATGGCCTGGAAGGGAGCCAATAATCCGGTATCCCAGGTGAATACACTATTCAGAATAAAGTTAACTACCAACACTGTAAGCAAGGGTAGCATTCCCAATTTCCAATCCGGTAATTTCAGCTTTGTCTCATCGATCTCTTCCGGTTCATTGAGAGTATGAACTCCATATCCCTCACCCTTAGCCAATGCCGCTTTGCGCCGATGTGTTAACCACGTCATTCCCAGAATGAAAATCAATATACCGCCAGCTATGCCACTAATCGGAGCAGCGTAAATATTGGTTCCAAAGAAGTTTGTCGGAATCAGATTCTGAATTTGCGGCGTACCGGGAACACAGTCCATCGTAAAGGTAAAAGCCCCGAGAGCAATGGTACCGGGAAGCAGCCGTTTCGGGATATCCGCTTCCTTATACAAGGCAACAGCAAAAGGATAAACCGCAAAAACGACTACAAACAAGCTAACTCCACCATAAGTCAGAACAGCGCAGGCAAGAACAACCGACAAGATGGCTCGCTCTTTACCAAGTCCCTTAATAATGGCATGAGCGATGGCTTTGGCCAAACCGGTGTCTTCCATCACTTTACCGAATACAGCTCCCAGCATAAATACAGGGAAAAACAGCTTAATATAGGTGACGGCCTTAGCCATAAACAATTCTGTATACGCGGGCATAACGGAAAATCCTTGAAGCGCTGCCGCAAGCAAAGCAAAAATGGGTGCAAATAATATAACAGAAAATCCTCGGTAGGCGAAGAACATTAAGAGAAATAGGCTCAATATAATTCCCAAAACCTCCATATATTTCTCCCCTTTTGTTTTGAATGATAGAGCGGCTTGATCAAATCTGCCGCCCTATCATTTCGTTTTTTATTATCCGCTCTGCACTTTCCGGTCTTGAATTTTCTTAACGCAGAAGACTGCCTGACACAACCATCCGTTGAACTTCATTGGTGCCTTCATAAATCGTGCAAATCTTAGCATCCCGATACAATCTCTCAACCTTAAAATCTTTAATATAGCCGTAGCCGCCATGAATTTGAATGGCCTTAGAACAGACAAAATCGGCTGTTTCCGAGGCAAAC belongs to Veillonellales bacterium and includes:
- a CDS encoding GntP family permease; its protein translation is MEVLGIILSLFLLMFFAYRGFSVILFAPIFALLAAALQGFSVMPAYTELFMAKAVTYIKLFFPVFMLGAVFGKVMEDTGLAKAIAHAIIKGLGKERAILSVVLACAVLTYGGVSLFVVVFAVYPFAVALYKEADIPKRLLPGTIALGAFTFTMDCVPGTPQIQNLIPTNFFGTNIYAAPISGIAGGILIFILGMTWLTHRRKAALAKGEGYGVHTLNEPEEIDETKLKLPDWKLGMLPLLTVLVVNFILNSVFTWDTGLLAPFQAMKLPLTAAAVKNVVGIWALIVALVCGIFVAVAFGLNRLPKGGLQKALNAGTIGSLLAIMNTASEVGYGNVIASLPGFKSIANALLGIHIGSSPLPSEAVTVNVLAGITGSASGGMSIALDLMSKDWLAWANSIGMSPDILHRVASMASGGMDTLPHNGAVITLLAVCGLTHRQSYGDIFAMTVIKTCMVFVIILFHTVTGLY